A window of the Cannabis sativa cultivar Pink pepper isolate KNU-18-1 chromosome X, ASM2916894v1, whole genome shotgun sequence genome harbors these coding sequences:
- the LOC115711062 gene encoding uncharacterized protein LOC115711062, producing MYGEPNRAYKFRTWDLLRTIADESPLPWCVIGDMNNIASHSDKRGDNRYPNGLVEGFQQALSDCNLIDLELIGYHFTWERGRGTGSWVEIRLDRAMATPHWIELFHSAQLVNLEISSSDHCLLLLELVNNVLTAAPRHFKFENAWLREPMCLQVVRDSWETSNGDSITVKIKRCGENNIKRLKRLRDEDSAAELKNAEKSLTEILTQQEVFWKQRSKQLWLREGDSNSKFFHAKATSRKKNNAITRLQNSSGTWVDWSSGLHDVIHMYFSELFTSTNALTDAVVAGITPSISSTHNEDLIRPVHEDEVRRALFQMHPDKAPGPDGMTPGFYQKCWDVVGHDVVTQVRNFFESGVLPDNVNNTNIILIPKKKNVSNMGDLRPISLCNVLYKIISKVLAKRLKIVLPHIISENQSAFIPGRLISDNIMVSYEVMHYFKRKRKGQTGYMALKLDLSKAYDRIEWGFLMAMMSKMGFHNRFIELIFHTISTVEYKIVHGGHEIGPIVPSRGIRQGDSLSPYLFLICAEGFSSLLRRAERSGHIRGCKVANGAPTISHMLFADDSYVYCRATENEADNVLRILDMFEVASGQQVNRAKSSIFFSANTPSDLRDRLCTRLGMVPASNDSFYLGLPCILGRSKKAIQNFLQEKMEKRILSWEGRFLSKAGREILIKTVAQAIPSYAMSVFLLPVETCTLLEKLMSKFWWGNSSQQSRGITWMKWSRLSRHKSIGGLGFRNLRDYNLSLLGKQAWRLLQGADTLVNRVYKARYYPHDSMLNASLGANPSYIWRSIHESQSLILDGAKIRVGVGDIEVLNLPWLGDDINPFVTSSHPALDQSKVRQLMSPNGQCWDVELVSDLFNHRDASVIMNTPINVGRSDNYYWKHEHSGFYTVKSAYKVIQLNKGNWGHEMEDLVWKKLWKIKIPPKVLHFMWKALTQCLPTRMQLQKKHVDVPASCIFCHTSVESISHVLLECQFAQSCWNRAAVSTAATAVGFDFSLWFESLLHRGRAGMIEEGSMVAWSIWKARNELLWKNKSRTAVEVVSHARSVLDQWSYAQSNRFEPLLVPENQHHKEEHWSKPEANKIKVNVDGAIFQSIGSYGVGIVARNSNGHLIEATTTLRLGNVQSTTIEAFGIKEALSWIKDKDWSNVVVETDSLVSVQALSSLVFMPSVFCLLISDCKRLLNCLCDVSVTFVSRSANKTAHCLARGSCYWSDCIFNVINIPSAVHSSIMADLAIIS from the exons ATGTACGGTGAACCTAACCGAGCTTATAAATTCAGAACTTGGGATTTGCTTCGTACGATTGCTGATGAATCTCCGTTACCTTGGTGCGTAATTGGTGATATGAATAACATTGCTTCTCACTCGGACAAGAGAGGGGATAATCGATATCCTAATGGGTTAGTCGAAGGTTTCCAACAAGCTCTCTCTGATTGCAACCTGATTGACTTAGAGCTTATTGGATATCACTTTACTTGGGAACGTGGGCGTGGAACAGGAAGCTGGGTGGAAATTAGGTTGGATCGTGCTATGGCTACTCCTCATTGGATTGAGCTTTTTCATTCAGCTCAACTCGTGAACTTGGAAATCTCAAGCTCAGATCATTGTCTGTTGTTACTTGAGCTGGTGAACAATGTCTTAACGGCTGCTCCTCGCCATTTTAAGTTCGAAAACGCTTGGCTGCGTGAACCCATGTGCCTGCAGGTGGTTCGGGATTCCTGGGAAACCAGTAATGGCGATTCAATAACTGTGAAGATTAAGCGATGTGGGGAG AATAATATCAAACGATTGAAGAGGTTGAGAGATGAGGATTCGGCTGCAGAACTGAAAAATGCAGAAAAAAGTTTGACAGAAATTCTTACACAGCAGGAGGTGTTTTGGAAACAAAGGTCGAAGCAGCTTTGGCTTCGTGAAGGGGATTCCAATAGCAAGTTTTTTCATGCCAAAGCTACATCTCGTAAGAAGAACAATGCTATTACAAGACTACAAAACAGTTCGGgtacttgggttgattggagtTCAGGTTTGCATGATGTTATTCACATGTatttttctgagttatttacctCAACTAATGCTCTTACTGATGCTGTGGTGGCTGGTATTACTCCGTCCATTTCGAGTACTCATAATGAAGATTTGATACGGCCGGTTCATGAGGATGAAGTAAGAAGGGCGTTGTTTCAAATGCACCCAGATAAGGCACCAGGTCCGGATGGCATGACTCCGGGCTTCTACCAAAAATGTTGGGACGTGGTTGGCCATGATGTTGTGACGCAAGTGAGAAACTTCTTTGAATCAGGTGTGTTACCCGACAATGTCAATAATACTAATATTATTCTTATTCCTAAAAAGAAGAATGTTAGTAATATGGGTGACTTAAGGCCAATTTCCTTATGTAATGTTTTGTATAAAATCATATCAAAAGTCTTGGCTAAAAGGTTGAAAATTGTGCTTCCACATATAATCTCTGAGAATCAATCAGCGTTCATTCCTGGCCGGTTAATCTCTGACAACATTATGGTTTCCTATGAAGTAATGCACTACTTCAAAAGAAAGCGTAAGGGGCAAACTGGCTATATGGCTTTGAAACTCGATCTAAGTAAAGCTTACGATCGTATTGAGTGGGGCTTCTTAATGGCTATGATGAGTAAAATGGGGTTTCATAACCGTTTCATTGAGTTGATTTTTCACACGATCTCTACGGTGGAATACAAGATAGTACATGGGGGTCATGAAATTGGTCCTATCGTTCCAAGTAGGGGCATTCGACAAGGGGATTCTCTATCTCCCTATTTGTTCCTTATTTGTGCGGAGGGCTTTTCATCATTGCTAAGAAGGGCCGAAAGGAGTGGTCATATTCGGGGTTGTAAGGTTGCTAATGGTGCGCCAACAATATCTCATATGCTTTTTGCTGACGATAGTTACGTCTATTGTCGAGCAACTGAGAATGAGGCTGATAATGTACTTCGTATATTAGACATGTTTGAGGTAGCTTCGGGACAACAAGTTAATCGTGCAAAATCATCCATCTTCTTTAGTGCCAACACTCCTTCCGATCTTCGAGATAGACTTTGTACTAGACTGGGAATGGTGCCTGCTAGCAATGATAGTTTTTACTTGGGTTTGCCTTGTATACTGGGAAGAAGCAAGAAAGCTATTCAGAATTTCCTTCAAGAAAAAATGGAAAAACGAATCCTGAGTTGGGAAGGTAGATTCTTGTCTAAAGCTGGGCGTGAAATCCTAATCAAAACGGTAGCACAAGCAATTCCGTCTTATGCTATGTCGGTGTTCCTCTTACCAGTTGAAACATGTACCTTGCTTGAGAAGTTAATGTCcaagttttggtggggtaattcTTCCCAACAGTCGCGTGGTATAACTTGGATGAAGTGGAGCCGTTTGAGTCGTCACAAGAGCATTGGAGGCCTTGGTTTTCGCAACCTTCGGGATTACAATCTGTCACTTCTTGGAAAACAAGCATGGCGGCTGTTACAGGGGGCTGATACTCTGGTCAATCGAGTGTATAAGGCTCGTTACTATCCTCATGACTCAATGTTAAATGCTTCTCTTGGTGCCAACCCGAGTTACATATGGCGTAGCATACATGAGTCTCAGAGTTTAATACTTGATGGTGCAAAAATCAGAGTGGGAGTGGGAGATATTGAGGTGCTGAATCTTCCATGGTTAGGTGATGACATTAACCCTTTTGTTACATCTTCTCACCCAGCTCTTGATCAAAGCAAGGTGCGGCAATTAATGAGTCCAAATGGTCAGTGTTGGGATGTTGAGTTGGTGAGTGATCTGTTTAATCATAGAGATGCTTCTGTTATTATGAATACTCCTATTAATGTTGGAAGGAGTGATAATTATTATTGGAAACATGAGCACTCAGGATTTTACACAGTGAAGAGCGCATACAAAGTTATTCAACTTAATAAAGGAAATTGGGGTCATGAAATGGAGGACTTAGTGTGGAAAAAGCTTTGGAAAATTAAGATTCCACCTAAAGTTCTGCACTTTATGTGGAAGGCTCTCACTCAATGCTTACCTACTCGAATGCAGCTCCAAAAGAAGCATGTGGATGTCCCTGCTTCTTGCATTTTCTGTCACACGAGTGTTGAGTCCATCAGCCATGTTCTACTCGAGTGCCAATTTGCTCAAAGTTGCTGGAATCGGGCTGCTGTGAGCACTGCTGCTACTGCTGTCGGATTCGACTTTTCACTTTGGTTCGAATCCCTGCTGCATAGAGGACGGGCAGGAATGATTGAGGAAGGTTCAATGGTCGCTTGGTCCATTTGGAAAGCTAGAAACGAGTTACTTTGGAAGAACAAGAGCCGTACTGCTGTTGAAGTTGTTTCTCATGCGCGTTCAGTCCTTGACCAATGGAGTTATGCTCAGTCTAATCGGTTTGAACCCTTGTTGGTGCCCGAAAATCAACATCACAAGGAGGAGCATTGGTctaaacctgaagcaaataaaATCAAGGTGAATGTGGATGGTGCAATTTTTCAAAGTATTGGATCGTATGGAGTTGGAATTGTAGCTCGAAATAGCAATGGTCACTTGATCGAAGCTACTACTACTCTAAGGTTAGGGAATGTTCAATCGACCACTATTGAAGCTTTTGGGATCAAGGAAGCGTTGAGCTGGATCAAGGACAAAGACTGgtctaatgtggttgttgaaaCCGATTCCCTTGTGTCAGTCCAAGCACTTTCTAGCTTAGTTTTTATGCcttctgttttttgtttgttAATTTCCGATTGTAAACGTTTGTTAAATTGTTTGTGTGATGTGTCTGTTACTTTTGTGTCGCGATCTGCTAACAAAACCGCTCATTGTCTTGCTCGCGGTTCTTGTTATTGGTCTGATTGCATCTTTAATGTCATCAATATCCCTAGTGCTGTACATTCTTCTATAATGGCCGATTTGGCTATTATAAGTTAA
- the LOC115713948 gene encoding uncharacterized protein LOC115713948, with the protein MVGVFRRSLSFPNKIPSRTPSKPSISHHIRSISLPCRSHPLISQLRDGVAELHCWVTQPECRTSVWLTNGLTRLRDLHDCLHDILQLPQTQESLRRLPSSVVENLLEDFLRFVDVYGIFQTSILVIKEEQSAAQVGLRKRDELKVSLYVKARKRLVKEMGKLITAVRFINGRSAPPLVCVGDAELSNAIGDVVEVTVTVSLVLFNVIATSFGSKKSSNWMGLRRLKKKKKKKGGIFVEDEGIVEFEEVEAECGLVGLRKKSDEEIRKASKKMQELEAIIGGIEICGERIFRGLINARVSFLNILTM; encoded by the coding sequence ATGGTTGGCGTTTTCCGGCGATCTCTATCTTTCCCGAACAAAATCCCCAGCAGAACACCATCAAAGCCGTCAATATCTCATCACATCAGATCCATCAGTCTTCCATGCAGATCTCATCCGTTGATTTCCCAGCTCAGGGACGGCGTTGCTGAGCTTCACTGCTGGGTAACCCAACCGGAATGTCGGACCTCCGTTTGGCTGACCAACGGGTTGACCCGACTGAGAGACCTCCACGACTGTCTCCACGATATTCTTCAGCTTCCACAGACCCAAGAATCTCTCCGCCGATTACCCAGCTCCGTCGTAGAGAATCTTCTAGAAGATTTCCTCCGCTTCGTAGACGTGTACGGTATTTTCCAGACCTCGATTCTGGTAATCAAGGAAGAACAATCAGCGGCGCAAGTGGGTTTACGAAAGAGAGACGAGTTAAAGGTTTCTCTTTACGTCAAAGCTCGAAAGAGACTGGTTAAAGAAATGGGAAAGCTTATCACGGCGGTAAGATTCATTAACGGTAGATCGGCACCGCCGTTAGTTTGCGTTGGCGACGCCGAATTATCCAACGCCATTGGTGACGTCGTTGAGGTGACGGTGACGGTTTCTTTGGTGCTGTTTAACGTGATAGCGACGTCGTTTGGATCAAAAAAGTCAAGTAATTGGATGGGACTGAGaaggttgaagaagaagaagaagaagaaaggtgGGATTTTTGTTGAAGATGAAGGGATTGTGGAGTTTGAAGAAGTGGAGGCAGAGTGTGGGTTGGTGGGGTTGAGGAAGAAAAGCGATGAAGAGATTAGAAAAGCTTCGAAGAAAATGCAGGAACTTGAAGCCATTATTGGTGGGATTGAGATTTGCGGAGAAAGGATATTCAGGGGTTTGATCAATGCTCGAGTTTCTTTCCTCAACATTCTCACAATgtag